From one Rhodothermales bacterium genomic stretch:
- a CDS encoding FlgD immunoglobulin-like domain containing protein has translation MLVLAALGVGARPVAAQTDLRWTESVCVQSNGGNGSGCPTIDSLYLDPVGPEAGAALTLALRVTNNSDFKDGEDDGVSMRWWVNGVAQPDQRVLLATTKDEAISTPQEHVFRPAFDLGLVDDAAQVEVAFELLDHIFIGGVLRRIDTVTNDGSFNVVPAAPDGLAASPAAGAIELTWDAAAGADTYAIYRTTASTLPGEPAEADLLATTTAPAYRDAAVSAGETYFYRVLSLADGVRVDASTLTIRGAFSGEASAVPGGSGLIAPTLLSADVAGRDVSLAWTASAGATGYNVYRDGALIASTGALGYVDAGLADGTYSYTVTATDAATESAPSNALLATIATPPLPAPVIAAAAAGDGEARIGWGPVADAEAYRVYRENVLVGETPDTVFVDAGLVNGVAYTYEVSAVSGEQESPRSAPAIVTPQAVPPVVAGLTFAPLAPSALDAVRVEAVVSDPDGNLVADSVQVVWWLNDVPQDPVTMRAGAPFVGTIPPQAAGDTVAFTVRAVDAKGHAAAGDTLGYRVGAPPEVLLSARLDTLAAEITLTWSPAGAGPYTLYRTGAPADSTALTADDILQANLSDTVYVDADLTRGAAYFYRVRSATGAFSNEAGVAVPDVPPAPTGLTARAGDSVVDLLWRTAPGADTYSLYRTSPALDTLRVTGLADTAYVDTAVENGTTYRYWVTASNRVGESAPSEPAEATPFRNLPPAVIGLVPDTTLFVDAPPYVIGLDTLFADPEGDPLDFSVAASSDAVEVTLDSLARTVRVAPLRADTARVTLAATDGLHPAVSTSFLVTVLEPGAIALLARVDAIAPSVLLSWTDNGGAPFTLYRTLDARADSALTPADILVTGLAGLVYRDTTVIRNQTYYYRVADRNGAFSNQIGAAIPAVPDVPTGLTAIARDRRVDLTWQPAQWAASYTLFRTRSSASDTLVLPGIVSTAYRDTSVVNDTTYTYWVEAVNALGASGPSDRASATPRIVAPVIVDLVAAPDPPRSTESVEVIATIVDQDANLDAASVRLLWRAVGGESDSTVVMQPLTDSTFAALIPPAAPGDTIRFAVSAGDLLGNTVRSGDRLYRVLNLDDFRLSLSPRSRRLILTWEPPQGLFDSYRVLRTDRADGADWVDLAEGWSDTTFVDEPLENGRVYFYRIAAERGGQEVASSNIAGGQPGIPVTPSFSPAVPNVRSSVLVSGTFNADPADLALMETVLLNWRLNEALQPPLPMVPATAAQLAALGQAGDAVAAAADRSTYVAVLPPQAELDVVTFFLTAADGAGDILAESEQRTYAVNARPRIRTTGFEPMTLVLGDPPLRIALDDIFIDPDGDPLAFASDSLSYAAASVALAGDTLNVFPQRPGIARIAVQAADAFSGSAVDTLEVTVTTLLAPLYVASEPAVAQARSPYTIDAVVVDEASRPVDGRFSIDTVDLYYRNGGETAYRSVAMQPSGEPSAYAYQIPAGEVTERGIEYFISATGRTTRSDFVPPSDVLTQSLRVRVDGLRSRQALPGLTYRIISFPLELDDRAPAAHLVDDFDAYDPKKWRFFEAHQAPGADSTLTEFRAIEALEPGRGYWLISFTGAPEFDMGAGLTEAIHEPFALEVPAGWSLIGNPFAFSLPVGNLALASGRPIRDVRDYTRPVADSLRPYQGYALYVDQADVLLFDPHIGSASVQAAQEDSTAWGIRIVASSGAVNDASTELQVREGATPEWDAHDRPTPPRLGAYVGVDVVQPARPGLPGRYRVDARPPAEEGLVWSIEAYGTTHQPVDLAFEGLDAVPAEFGIRLIDETLGQTIDLRSEPGYTLASASPDAPRRLRIAVGTPAFLATQQPVDLPTTFQLGQNFPNPFQAATTIPFDLPASERVTLEVYNALGARVAVLLAGEERPAGRHSVIWDGRTTSGTPAASGLYIVRIQAGSNAETRATVRVR, from the coding sequence ATGCTCGTCCTGGCAGCGCTGGGTGTCGGCGCGCGGCCCGTCGCGGCGCAGACGGATCTGCGGTGGACGGAATCGGTGTGCGTCCAGAGCAACGGAGGCAACGGCTCGGGATGCCCCACGATCGACTCGCTGTACCTCGATCCGGTGGGCCCGGAAGCGGGCGCCGCCCTGACGCTGGCGCTCCGCGTCACGAACAACAGCGACTTCAAGGACGGCGAAGACGACGGCGTGTCGATGCGCTGGTGGGTGAATGGCGTCGCGCAGCCCGACCAGCGGGTCCTGCTCGCCACCACCAAGGATGAGGCGATATCGACGCCGCAGGAGCATGTGTTCAGGCCGGCGTTCGATCTGGGCCTGGTCGATGACGCCGCCCAGGTGGAGGTCGCCTTCGAACTGCTCGACCACATCTTCATCGGCGGGGTGCTCCGGCGCATCGATACCGTCACGAACGACGGTTCGTTCAACGTCGTCCCCGCCGCCCCGGACGGATTGGCCGCCTCGCCGGCCGCCGGCGCCATCGAGCTGACGTGGGATGCGGCTGCCGGCGCGGATACCTACGCCATCTACCGAACGACCGCCTCGACGCTGCCGGGCGAGCCCGCCGAAGCCGATCTGCTCGCGACGACGACGGCCCCCGCGTACCGGGATGCCGCCGTCTCGGCCGGAGAGACCTATTTCTACCGCGTGCTGTCCCTCGCCGACGGCGTCCGTGTCGACGCCTCGACGCTGACGATCCGGGGCGCGTTTTCCGGCGAGGCGAGCGCCGTCCCGGGAGGCTCCGGCCTGATCGCGCCGACGCTGCTGTCGGCCGACGTCGCCGGCCGCGATGTCTCGCTGGCGTGGACGGCCTCCGCCGGCGCGACGGGGTACAACGTGTACCGCGACGGCGCGCTGATCGCCTCGACCGGCGCGCTCGGCTATGTCGACGCCGGCCTGGCGGACGGGACGTACAGCTACACGGTGACGGCCACCGACGCCGCGACCGAAAGCGCGCCCTCGAATGCGCTGCTCGCCACGATCGCGACGCCGCCCCTGCCGGCCCCGGTCATTGCCGCCGCCGCTGCCGGCGACGGCGAGGCGCGCATCGGATGGGGACCGGTTGCGGATGCCGAGGCCTATCGTGTCTACCGGGAGAACGTGCTGGTGGGCGAGACACCGGATACGGTTTTTGTGGATGCCGGCCTGGTCAACGGCGTCGCCTACACCTACGAGGTGAGCGCCGTGTCGGGCGAGCAGGAGAGTCCGCGCTCCGCGCCGGCGATCGTGACGCCGCAAGCCGTTCCGCCTGTGGTTGCGGGCCTGACGTTCGCGCCGCTCGCGCCGTCGGCCCTCGATGCCGTGCGGGTCGAGGCGGTCGTTTCGGATCCGGACGGGAATCTCGTGGCCGACTCGGTGCAGGTCGTCTGGTGGCTGAACGACGTGCCACAGGATCCCGTCACGATGAGGGCCGGAGCGCCGTTCGTGGGTACGATTCCTCCGCAGGCCGCCGGCGATACCGTCGCGTTCACGGTGCGCGCCGTCGATGCGAAGGGCCATGCGGCGGCCGGCGATACGCTCGGCTACCGCGTCGGCGCGCCGCCCGAGGTCTTGCTGAGCGCCCGTCTCGACACGCTCGCCGCCGAGATCACGCTGACCTGGTCGCCGGCGGGCGCCGGACCGTACACGCTCTATCGCACGGGAGCCCCTGCCGACAGCACGGCGCTGACAGCGGACGATATCCTGCAGGCCAATTTGTCCGACACGGTGTACGTCGATGCGGACCTGACGCGCGGCGCCGCCTATTTCTACCGCGTCCGATCGGCCACCGGGGCGTTCTCGAACGAAGCGGGCGTGGCGGTGCCGGATGTTCCTCCCGCGCCGACCGGCCTGACCGCGCGGGCCGGCGACAGCGTGGTCGACCTCCTCTGGCGGACCGCCCCCGGGGCCGACACCTACAGCCTGTACCGCACGTCGCCGGCGCTGGATACCCTCCGCGTGACCGGCCTGGCGGATACGGCGTACGTCGATACGGCGGTTGAAAATGGCACGACCTACCGCTACTGGGTCACTGCATCGAATCGTGTTGGCGAAAGCGCCCCGTCGGAGCCGGCGGAGGCGACGCCGTTCCGGAATTTGCCGCCGGCCGTGATCGGCCTCGTCCCCGATACCACCCTCTTCGTCGACGCGCCGCCCTACGTCATCGGGCTGGATACCCTGTTTGCCGACCCCGAAGGCGATCCGCTCGACTTCAGTGTCGCGGCCAGCTCGGATGCCGTGGAGGTGACCCTCGATTCGCTGGCCCGGACCGTGCGCGTCGCCCCGCTCCGCGCAGACACGGCGCGCGTTACGCTCGCCGCGACGGACGGGTTGCATCCGGCCGTGTCGACGTCGTTCCTCGTGACGGTGCTGGAGCCGGGCGCCATCGCCCTGCTGGCCCGCGTCGACGCCATCGCCCCGTCCGTGCTCCTTTCGTGGACGGATAACGGCGGCGCGCCGTTCACCCTGTACCGCACACTCGACGCGCGCGCCGACAGCGCGCTCACACCGGCGGACATCCTCGTGACCGGCCTGGCCGGTCTCGTGTATCGCGATACCACGGTCATCCGCAACCAGACCTACTACTACCGCGTCGCGGATCGCAACGGCGCCTTCTCGAACCAGATCGGCGCCGCCATCCCGGCGGTGCCGGATGTGCCGACCGGTCTGACAGCCATAGCACGCGACCGGCGAGTCGATCTGACGTGGCAGCCGGCGCAGTGGGCGGCGTCCTACACGCTCTTCCGCACCCGCTCGTCAGCGTCGGATACCCTCGTCCTGCCCGGGATCGTATCGACGGCCTACCGCGATACGTCGGTCGTGAACGACACCACCTACACGTACTGGGTCGAAGCCGTCAACGCCCTCGGCGCCAGCGGGCCGTCCGACCGGGCCAGCGCCACGCCGCGCATCGTCGCGCCGGTGATTGTCGACCTCGTCGCCGCGCCCGACCCGCCCCGTTCGACGGAGTCCGTGGAGGTCATCGCGACCATCGTCGATCAGGATGCGAACCTCGACGCGGCGTCCGTGCGGCTGCTCTGGCGCGCGGTCGGCGGCGAGAGCGACAGCACCGTGGTGATGCAGCCGCTGACCGACTCGACCTTCGCGGCCCTCATTCCGCCGGCCGCTCCGGGCGATACCATCCGGTTCGCCGTTTCGGCCGGCGACCTGCTCGGCAACACGGTGCGCAGCGGCGATCGGCTGTACCGGGTGCTCAATCTGGACGACTTCCGGCTGTCGCTGTCGCCACGAAGCCGGCGCCTGATCCTCACCTGGGAGCCGCCGCAGGGCCTGTTCGATTCGTACCGGGTACTCCGCACCGACCGGGCCGACGGCGCCGACTGGGTCGATCTCGCGGAGGGCTGGTCGGATACGACGTTCGTCGACGAGCCGCTCGAAAACGGCCGCGTCTATTTTTACCGAATCGCGGCCGAGCGCGGCGGCCAGGAGGTGGCTTCCTCCAACATCGCCGGCGGCCAGCCAGGCATTCCCGTGACGCCGTCGTTCTCGCCGGCCGTGCCCAACGTGCGCAGCAGCGTGCTCGTATCGGGCACGTTCAATGCCGACCCGGCGGACCTCGCCCTCATGGAAACCGTGCTGCTCAACTGGCGGCTGAACGAGGCGCTCCAGCCCCCGCTCCCGATGGTGCCGGCGACGGCCGCGCAGCTCGCCGCCCTCGGGCAGGCCGGCGATGCGGTCGCCGCGGCGGCGGATCGCTCCACCTACGTCGCCGTGCTGCCCCCTCAGGCGGAACTCGACGTCGTCACCTTTTTCCTCACCGCCGCCGACGGCGCCGGCGACATCCTGGCCGAGAGCGAGCAGCGCACCTATGCGGTGAACGCCCGGCCCCGCATCCGCACGACGGGCTTCGAGCCGATGACGCTCGTGCTGGGCGACCCGCCGCTGCGGATCGCGCTCGATGACATCTTTATCGACCCGGACGGCGACCCGCTCGCGTTTGCATCCGACAGCCTGTCCTATGCCGCCGCCTCCGTGGCGCTGGCCGGCGACACCCTGAACGTATTTCCGCAACGGCCGGGTATCGCGCGCATCGCCGTCCAGGCGGCCGATGCTTTCAGCGGTAGCGCCGTGGATACGCTCGAGGTGACCGTGACGACGCTCCTCGCGCCGCTGTACGTAGCCTCCGAGCCGGCCGTCGCGCAGGCGCGTTCGCCCTATACGATCGACGCCGTGGTGGTCGACGAGGCCAGCCGGCCGGTCGATGGCCGGTTCAGCATCGACACGGTCGATCTCTATTATCGCAATGGCGGCGAGACGGCCTACCGGAGCGTCGCCATGCAGCCCTCGGGCGAGCCGTCCGCCTACGCGTACCAGATCCCCGCCGGCGAGGTCACCGAACGCGGCATCGAATATTTCATCAGCGCCACCGGCCGCACGACGCGGAGCGACTTTGTGCCGCCGAGCGACGTGCTGACGCAGTCGCTGCGCGTCCGCGTCGACGGCTTGCGGTCCCGTCAGGCACTGCCCGGGCTGACGTACCGGATCATCTCATTCCCCCTCGAACTGGACGACCGCGCGCCGGCGGCCCACCTGGTCGACGATTTTGACGCCTATGACCCGAAAAAATGGCGCTTTTTCGAGGCGCATCAGGCCCCGGGCGCGGACTCGACGCTGACGGAGTTCCGGGCCATCGAGGCGCTCGAACCCGGTCGCGGCTACTGGCTGATATCGTTCACGGGCGCGCCGGAGTTTGACATGGGCGCCGGCCTCACCGAGGCGATCCACGAACCGTTCGCCCTGGAGGTGCCGGCGGGCTGGAGCCTCATCGGCAATCCGTTCGCGTTTTCCCTGCCGGTGGGCAACCTCGCGCTCGCGTCGGGCCGGCCCATCCGCGACGTCCGCGATTATACGCGGCCCGTGGCCGACTCCCTCCGGCCGTACCAGGGGTACGCGCTGTATGTCGACCAGGCCGACGTGCTGCTGTTTGATCCGCACATCGGCTCCGCGTCCGTCCAGGCGGCGCAGGAGGATTCGACGGCCTGGGGCATCCGCATCGTGGCGTCCAGCGGGGCGGTGAACGATGCGAGCACCGAGCTGCAGGTACGGGAAGGTGCTACGCCCGAATGGGATGCGCATGACCGTCCGACGCCGCCTCGCCTGGGCGCGTATGTCGGGGTCGATGTGGTCCAGCCGGCCCGGCCCGGCCTGCCTGGCCGCTACCGGGTGGACGCGCGTCCGCCGGCGGAGGAGGGGCTGGTGTGGTCGATCGAGGCGTACGGGACGACGCACCAGCCGGTAGACCTGGCCTTTGAGGGGCTGGATGCGGTGCCGGCGGAATTCGGGATCCGACTGATCGACGAGACGCTCGGGCAGACGATCGATCTCCGGTCGGAGCCGGGTTATACGCTGGCCTCGGCGAGCCCCGATGCGCCCCGCCGGCTCCGGATCGCGGTCGGCACGCCGGCGTTCCTCGCCACGCAGCAGCCCGTCGATCTGCCCACGACCTTCCAGCTCGGGCAGAACTTCCCCAACCCGTTCCAGGCCGCGACGACGATCCCGTTCGATCTGCCCGCGTCGGAACGCGTGACGCTCGAAGTCTACAACGCCCTCGGCGCCCGCGTGGCGGTGTTGCTGGCGGGCGAGGAGCGCCCCGCCGGCCGGCACAGCGTCATCTGGGACGGGCGCACCACGTCGGGCACGCCGGCGGCCAGCGGGCTGTATATCGTGCGCATCCAGGCCGGCTCGAACGCCGAAACCCGCGCGACGGTGCGGGTTCGCTGA
- a CDS encoding acyl-CoA dehydrogenase family protein: protein MDFSLTEDQKILRDEIVSFARRELSEGVIERDRNQEFPHELWLKCGEMGLQGLPVPEEYGGLGLDPVSTAVALEALGYGSADSGLSFSICAHLLACVIPVTMHGSEEQKRKYLPKLSNGTMIAVNAMSEPGTGSDAYAMKTRAIRDGNGYRINGTKIWSTNGPVADLAIVYAMTDIEKGYYGGTSVFLVEKGEGGFNPGQKFEKMGLRTSPIGEVVLDNVWVPDSALVGGEGAGTNIFTQSMEWERVCIGAKHCGTMQRLLDKSVAYAKERTAFGQPIGKYEAVSHKIADMKIRLDAARLITYKGASRLDKARDVAIDASMTKIFVAEALVQTALDTVQIFGGNGFTTEYEVERALRDSIGGKIYSGTNEIQRNILAKWLGL from the coding sequence ATGGATTTTTCTCTGACGGAAGACCAGAAGATACTCCGGGATGAAATTGTCTCGTTTGCCCGGAGAGAATTGAGCGAAGGCGTCATCGAGCGCGACCGCAACCAGGAATTTCCGCACGAATTGTGGTTGAAATGCGGCGAAATGGGCCTTCAGGGATTGCCTGTGCCGGAAGAATACGGCGGCCTCGGGCTCGATCCGGTGTCGACGGCCGTGGCGCTCGAGGCGCTCGGCTACGGTTCGGCGGACAGCGGGCTTTCGTTTTCGATCTGCGCACACCTGCTGGCCTGCGTCATCCCGGTTACGATGCACGGGAGCGAGGAGCAGAAGCGTAAATACCTGCCGAAACTCAGCAACGGCACCATGATCGCCGTGAACGCGATGTCCGAGCCCGGCACCGGGTCGGACGCCTACGCGATGAAGACGCGCGCCATCCGCGACGGGAACGGCTACCGGATCAACGGCACGAAGATCTGGAGCACGAACGGTCCGGTCGCGGATCTGGCTATCGTGTACGCGATGACCGATATCGAAAAAGGATATTACGGCGGGACGTCCGTTTTCCTCGTCGAAAAAGGGGAAGGGGGATTTAATCCCGGCCAGAAGTTCGAGAAGATGGGGCTCCGCACGTCGCCGATCGGCGAGGTGGTGCTCGATAACGTCTGGGTGCCCGATTCGGCGCTCGTGGGCGGCGAGGGCGCCGGCACGAACATCTTCACCCAGTCGATGGAGTGGGAGCGCGTCTGCATCGGCGCCAAACACTGCGGCACGATGCAGCGGCTGCTGGACAAGTCGGTCGCCTACGCAAAGGAACGCACGGCCTTCGGTCAGCCGATCGGCAAGTACGAAGCCGTTTCGCACAAGATCGCCGACATGAAGATCCGCCTCGACGCCGCCCGCCTGATCACGTATAAAGGCGCGAGCCGGCTCGACAAGGCCCGCGACGTGGCCATCGATGCGTCCATGACGAAGATCTTCGTGGCCGAAGCGCTGGTCCAGACCGCGCTCGACACCGTCCAGATCTTCGGCGGCAACGGCTTCACCACCGAATATGAAGTCGAACGCGCCCTGCGCGACTCGATCGGCGGCAAGATCTACTCCGGCACGAACGAGATCCAGCGCAACATCCTCGCCAAGTGGCTGGGATTGTAG